A single region of the Kineosporiaceae bacterium SCSIO 59966 genome encodes:
- the cydC gene encoding thiol reductant ABC exporter subunit CydC, translating into MSPRPRRPLHEVLAALEVEPRRAAVAVLAGALALGSAVALTGVSAWLIARASQQPPVLDLTLAVVSVRALGIGRGVFRYLERVAAHDLALRGLVVLRERVYRSLATAPPQRVAALRRGELLTRFGDDVDAVGDVVVRGILPFAVALVVGLGAVLATTLVLPAAGVVLLAALLVAGVVAPQLAARSATEALRGAQQAREAVTAETAALLDGLAELEVAGAVPARRRRLAELEADLAQRLDRAARPAALASAVQVLATGAAVLGALVLGSAAVRAGTLGEVWLPVVVLLPLAAAEAVAQLPAAATELVRGRDAAARLADLLAGQETGAPVPARVPSPRSHAAGGGLVARGLAVGWPDGPVLLRGIDLDVPPGRVVAVAGPSGEGKSTLLLTLAGLLPPRAGTVHAGTVHLTSEEAHVFGTTVAENLRLAAGAVPDAVLVRAVETVGLGPWLASLPQGLETVLASGGTDLSGGQRRRLLVARALLTGATTLLVDEPAEHLDPASADALVADLAAACRAGGRGLLVVSHRLAGLAAVDEVLLLGGGRVVARGPHEVLLGRPDYRAAVDWEAGQLR; encoded by the coding sequence GTGAGCCCGCGCCCGCGGCGACCGCTGCACGAGGTGCTCGCCGCGCTGGAGGTGGAGCCCCGGCGCGCCGCGGTCGCCGTCCTCGCCGGAGCCCTCGCCCTCGGCAGCGCCGTGGCCCTCACCGGCGTCTCGGCGTGGTTGATCGCCCGGGCCTCGCAGCAGCCGCCGGTGCTCGACCTGACCCTGGCAGTGGTCAGCGTCCGGGCGCTGGGCATCGGCCGCGGGGTGTTCCGCTACCTCGAGCGGGTCGCCGCCCACGACCTCGCCCTGCGCGGGCTCGTCGTGCTGCGCGAGCGGGTGTACCGGTCGCTCGCCACGGCCCCGCCGCAGCGGGTCGCGGCCCTGCGCCGCGGGGAGCTGCTGACGCGGTTCGGCGACGACGTGGACGCCGTCGGGGACGTCGTCGTCCGCGGCATCCTGCCGTTCGCGGTGGCGCTCGTCGTCGGCCTGGGCGCGGTGCTCGCCACCACCCTCGTGCTGCCGGCCGCCGGCGTCGTGCTGCTGGCTGCCCTGCTCGTGGCCGGCGTCGTGGCCCCGCAGCTGGCGGCCCGCTCGGCCACCGAGGCCCTGCGCGGAGCCCAGCAGGCCCGCGAGGCGGTCACCGCCGAGACCGCGGCACTGCTCGACGGGCTCGCCGAGCTCGAGGTGGCCGGTGCGGTCCCCGCCCGGCGGCGTCGGCTGGCGGAGCTCGAGGCTGACCTGGCGCAGCGGCTCGACCGCGCCGCGCGCCCGGCGGCCCTCGCCTCGGCGGTCCAGGTGCTCGCCACCGGGGCGGCCGTCCTGGGCGCGCTCGTCCTGGGCTCTGCGGCGGTCCGTGCCGGCACGCTCGGCGAGGTGTGGCTGCCGGTCGTCGTCCTGCTGCCGCTGGCGGCCGCCGAGGCGGTGGCCCAGCTGCCGGCGGCCGCGACCGAGCTGGTCCGCGGCCGGGACGCGGCGGCCCGCCTGGCGGACCTGCTGGCCGGGCAGGAGACCGGGGCCCCGGTCCCCGCCCGGGTTCCCTCGCCGCGCTCGCACGCCGCGGGAGGGGGCCTGGTCGCCCGTGGGCTGGCCGTCGGGTGGCCGGACGGACCGGTCCTGCTGCGGGGGATCGACCTGGACGTCCCCCCGGGTCGCGTCGTCGCGGTCGCCGGGCCGAGCGGGGAGGGCAAGAGCACCCTGCTGCTCACGCTGGCCGGGCTGCTGCCGCCGCGGGCCGGCACGGTGCACGCCGGGACGGTCCACCTCACCAGTGAGGAGGCGCACGTCTTCGGCACGACGGTGGCCGAGAACCTCCGGCTGGCCGCCGGGGCAGTCCCGGACGCCGTCCTCGTGCGGGCCGTGGAGACGGTGGGGCTCGGCCCGTGGCTGGCCTCCCTGCCCCAGGGGCTGGAGACGGTGCTGGCCAGCGGGGGGACGGACCTGTCCGGCGGCCAGCGCCGGCGGCTGCTCGTGGCCCGGGCGCTGCTGACCGGCGCGACGACGCTGCTCGTCGACGAACCGGCCGAGCACCTGGACCCGGCGTCCGCCGACGCACTCGTCGCGGACCTCGCGGCGGCCTGCCGGGCCGGCGGGCGCGGTCTACTCGTGGTGAGCCACCGGCTCGCCGGCCTGGCGGCCGTCGACGAGGTGCTGCTGCTCGGCGGGGGCCGGGTCGTGGCCCGGGGCCCGCACGAGGTGCTGCTCGGCCGGCCGGACTACCGCGCGGCGGTGGACTGGGAGGCCGGGCAGCTGCGCTGA
- the cydD gene encoding thiol reductant ABC exporter subunit CydD, with amino-acid sequence MSAPLDPRLLVRARAARGWVALAAALQVGNAALVVVQAFLLGDALAGVVTGSATAASVGTAVAWLVLVVGARALLAGAQERFAHRAAVDVVAELRGALVDHLAAAGPAALHGRTAALTTLATRGLDALDGYLVRYLPQLLATALVTPALLAVVLTQDLLSAVLMAVTLPLVPLFMALVGWTTRSRARVRMARMERLGEQLLDLVAGLPTLRALGRELDQAARVRAVGEAYRRSTSAVLRQAFLSSLVLELFTTLAVALVAVGIGLRLVSGDLDLRTGLVVLVLAPEVYLPLRMVGQHFHASADGIAAAGEALDVLAGPVRRAGTVPAPAVGGIRFEAVGVEHPGRAVTAPADLDLELVPGRVTALVGDSGAGKSTAVEVLLGLRRPDAGRVLVVPPDGGPPVDLAEVDPDAWRSRLAWVPQRPVLVPDTLAGNVRLVAPDATDDEVRAAAAQAGLDEVVDTLPGGWQTALGAGGSGLSAGQRQRVALARALLRVARGAHVVVLDEPTAHLDAGSERLPLDVIARLRDAGCAVLVVAHRPALVAAADDVVTVRAAAAERVPV; translated from the coding sequence GTGAGCGCACCGCTCGACCCGCGGCTGCTGGTCCGGGCCCGGGCGGCCCGCGGCTGGGTGGCGCTCGCCGCCGCGCTCCAGGTCGGCAACGCCGCGCTCGTCGTGGTCCAGGCGTTCCTGCTGGGCGACGCGCTGGCCGGGGTCGTCACCGGGTCGGCCACGGCCGCCTCGGTCGGGACGGCGGTGGCCTGGCTGGTCCTCGTCGTCGGCGCGCGGGCCCTGCTCGCCGGCGCCCAGGAGCGGTTCGCCCACCGGGCGGCCGTGGACGTCGTCGCCGAGCTGCGCGGCGCCCTCGTCGACCACCTCGCGGCGGCCGGCCCGGCGGCGCTGCACGGCAGGACCGCCGCACTGACCACCCTGGCGACCCGCGGCCTGGACGCCCTCGACGGCTACCTCGTGCGCTACCTGCCACAGCTGCTCGCGACCGCCCTGGTGACCCCGGCCCTGCTGGCCGTCGTCCTCACCCAGGACCTGCTGTCCGCGGTGCTCATGGCGGTGACCCTCCCGCTGGTGCCGCTGTTCATGGCCCTCGTCGGCTGGACGACGCGCAGCCGGGCCCGGGTGCGGATGGCGCGGATGGAGCGGCTCGGCGAGCAGCTGCTCGACCTCGTCGCCGGCCTGCCGACGCTGCGGGCCCTCGGCCGCGAGCTCGACCAGGCCGCCCGGGTTCGTGCGGTCGGGGAGGCCTACCGCCGCTCGACCAGCGCGGTGCTGCGCCAGGCGTTCCTGTCCAGCCTCGTGCTCGAGCTGTTCACCACCCTGGCGGTCGCGCTCGTCGCGGTCGGCATCGGGCTGCGCCTGGTCTCCGGTGACCTCGACCTGCGGACCGGTCTCGTCGTCCTCGTGCTCGCTCCCGAGGTGTACCTGCCGCTGCGGATGGTCGGGCAGCACTTCCACGCCAGCGCCGACGGGATCGCCGCGGCCGGGGAGGCCCTCGACGTCCTGGCCGGCCCGGTGCGCCGGGCCGGCACGGTGCCCGCTCCCGCGGTCGGTGGCATCCGGTTCGAGGCAGTGGGCGTCGAGCACCCCGGCCGGGCGGTCACCGCACCCGCGGACCTGGACCTCGAGCTGGTCCCCGGGAGGGTCACCGCCCTCGTCGGCGACAGCGGGGCCGGCAAGTCGACCGCGGTCGAGGTGCTCCTGGGCCTGCGCCGGCCGGACGCCGGGAGGGTGCTCGTCGTGCCGCCGGACGGCGGACCGCCGGTGGACCTGGCCGAGGTGGACCCGGACGCCTGGCGGTCCCGCCTCGCCTGGGTCCCCCAGCGACCCGTCCTCGTCCCCGACACCCTGGCCGGCAACGTCCGGCTCGTCGCCCCTGACGCCACGGACGACGAGGTGCGCGCCGCGGCGGCGCAGGCCGGGCTCGACGAAGTGGTCGACACCCTGCCGGGTGGGTGGCAGACCGCGCTGGGGGCCGGCGGGTCGGGCCTGTCCGCGGGGCAGCGGCAGCGGGTCGCCCTGGCCCGCGCGCTGCTGCGGGTGGCCCGCGGCGCACACGTCGTCGTGCTCGACGAGCCCACCGCCCACCTCGACGCCGGCAGCGAACGGCTGCCCCTGGACGTCATCGCGAGGCTGCGCGACGCCGGGTGCGCGGTCCTCGTCGTCGCCCACCGTCCCGCCCTGGTCGCAGCCGCCGACGACGTCGTGACCGTCCGGGCCGCCGCCGCTGAGCGGGTGCCGGTGTGA
- the cydB gene encoding cytochrome d ubiquinol oxidase subunit II, whose amino-acid sequence MDLTVVWFVLIAVLWLGYLVLEGFDFGVGMLLPVLGREDRRRRVMINTIGPVWDGNEVWVIVAGGATFAAFPEWYATLFSGFYLPLLLILAALIVRGVAFEWRGKVNDDRWRRRADWAIIVGSYVPALLWGVALANIVHGVPIDADKQFTGTVLTLLNPYALLGGLTTLGLFALHGAVFVALKTDGPVREDAGRLAERLAVPVGVVAGVFALWTQLALGKTWTWVAVVVAAAALLGVVRATRVRREGRAFALTTVTIASAVVLLFGSLFPAVMPSTTDPAYSLTIENASSSPYTLMVMTWIAVAMLPFVLLYQGWTYWVFRRRITLDRIPEYTGLKPDRPAAR is encoded by the coding sequence GTGGACCTCACCGTCGTCTGGTTCGTGCTCATCGCCGTGCTCTGGCTCGGCTACCTCGTGCTCGAGGGCTTCGACTTCGGCGTCGGCATGCTGCTGCCCGTGCTGGGCCGCGAGGACCGCCGCCGCCGCGTCATGATCAACACCATCGGACCGGTGTGGGACGGAAACGAGGTGTGGGTGATCGTCGCCGGTGGCGCCACCTTCGCCGCCTTCCCGGAGTGGTACGCCACCCTGTTCAGCGGCTTCTACCTGCCGCTGCTGCTCATCCTCGCCGCGCTGATCGTCCGGGGGGTCGCGTTCGAGTGGCGGGGCAAGGTGAACGACGACCGCTGGCGCCGGCGCGCGGACTGGGCCATCATCGTCGGCTCCTACGTACCGGCGCTGCTGTGGGGCGTGGCGCTGGCCAACATCGTCCACGGCGTCCCGATCGACGCGGACAAGCAGTTCACCGGCACCGTGCTCACGCTGCTCAACCCGTACGCACTGCTCGGCGGGCTCACCACGCTGGGACTGTTCGCGCTGCACGGCGCCGTCTTCGTGGCGCTCAAGACCGACGGCCCGGTGCGCGAGGACGCCGGCCGGCTGGCCGAGCGGCTCGCCGTACCGGTGGGCGTCGTCGCGGGCGTGTTCGCCCTGTGGACCCAGCTGGCCTTGGGCAAGACCTGGACCTGGGTCGCCGTCGTGGTCGCAGCCGCTGCCCTCCTCGGCGTGGTGCGGGCGACCCGGGTGCGCCGTGAGGGCCGGGCGTTCGCGCTCACCACCGTCACGATCGCGTCCGCGGTGGTCCTGCTGTTCGGCTCGCTGTTCCCGGCGGTGATGCCCTCGACCACGGACCCGGCCTACTCGCTGACCATCGAGAACGCGTCCTCCAGCCCGTACACCCTCATGGTGATGACCTGGATCGCGGTCGCGATGCTGCCCTTCGTCCTCCTCTACCAGGGTTGGACGTACTGGGTGTTCCGCCGCCGGATCACGCTCGACCGGATCCCCGAGTACACCGGCCTGAAGCCCGACCGGCCCGCGGCCCGGTGA
- a CDS encoding cytochrome ubiquinol oxidase subunit I — protein sequence MDALDVARLQFGVTTVYHFMFVPLTIGLAPLVAILQTMWYRTGQARYYRLTQFFGKLLLINFAIGVVTGIVQEFQFGMNWSEYSRFVGDVFGAPLAIEGLAAFFVESTFLGLWIFGWDRLPRAIHLATIWAVAVATWASAYFILAANSFMQHPVGVRFNPETGRAELTSIWELMTNVTTLAAFPHVVAGSVLTGATFMAAIATWWMVRSARRGDLAEARVYRPAAILGLWTILVSGVAVTVTGDWQAKLMFEQQPMKMAAAEALCDTETGAGFSIIAVGDLQNRCDVRQLTVPGLTSFMATGDPDATLKGVRDLQEEYTERYGDNGSYVPILPVTYWSFRLMIGFGVVSALLALAGLWLTRRGRVPDDERLGRWALWAIPAPFLANTVGWIFTEMGRQPWVVAPNPTGIDGVWMLTRDGVSGHDAWVVWVSLIAFTVIYGALAVVWFGLMRRYAAHGAPVEDPPPEHLDEGDESEPLHFAY from the coding sequence TTGGACGCCCTCGACGTGGCCCGCCTGCAGTTCGGCGTGACGACCGTCTACCACTTCATGTTCGTGCCGCTGACGATCGGCCTGGCGCCGCTGGTGGCGATCCTGCAGACGATGTGGTACCGCACCGGCCAGGCCCGGTACTACCGGCTCACCCAGTTCTTCGGCAAGCTGCTGCTGATCAACTTCGCCATCGGCGTCGTCACCGGGATCGTCCAGGAGTTCCAGTTCGGGATGAACTGGAGCGAGTACTCGCGGTTCGTCGGCGACGTGTTCGGCGCCCCGCTCGCGATCGAGGGCCTCGCCGCCTTCTTCGTCGAGTCGACGTTCCTCGGGCTGTGGATCTTCGGCTGGGACCGGCTGCCGCGCGCGATCCACCTCGCCACCATCTGGGCTGTGGCCGTGGCCACCTGGGCGAGCGCCTACTTCATCCTCGCCGCGAACTCCTTCATGCAGCACCCGGTGGGCGTCCGGTTCAACCCGGAGACGGGCCGGGCCGAGCTGACGAGCATCTGGGAGCTGATGACCAACGTCACCACGCTCGCCGCTTTCCCGCACGTGGTCGCCGGCTCGGTGCTCACCGGGGCCACCTTCATGGCGGCGATCGCGACCTGGTGGATGGTGCGCTCGGCACGCCGCGGGGACCTCGCCGAGGCGCGCGTCTACCGGCCCGCCGCCATCCTCGGGCTGTGGACCATCCTGGTCTCCGGTGTCGCCGTCACGGTGACCGGCGACTGGCAGGCCAAGCTCATGTTCGAGCAGCAGCCGATGAAGATGGCCGCCGCCGAGGCGCTGTGCGACACCGAGACCGGGGCCGGGTTCAGCATCATCGCCGTCGGCGACCTGCAGAACCGCTGCGACGTGCGTCAGCTCACCGTGCCCGGACTGACCTCGTTCATGGCGACCGGGGACCCTGACGCCACCCTCAAGGGAGTGCGCGACCTCCAGGAGGAGTACACCGAGCGGTACGGCGACAACGGGTCCTACGTGCCGATCCTGCCGGTGACGTACTGGAGCTTCCGGCTCATGATCGGGTTCGGGGTGGTGTCAGCCCTGCTGGCCCTGGCGGGCCTGTGGCTCACCCGCCGAGGCCGGGTACCCGACGACGAGCGTCTCGGGCGCTGGGCGCTGTGGGCGATCCCGGCGCCGTTCCTGGCGAACACCGTCGGCTGGATCTTCACCGAGATGGGCCGCCAGCCGTGGGTGGTTGCCCCGAACCCGACCGGGATCGACGGCGTGTGGATGCTCACCCGGGACGGCGTGTCCGGGCACGACGCCTGGGTGGTCTGGGTGTCGCTGATCGCCTTCACGGTCATCTACGGAGCCCTCGCCGTGGTCTGGTTCGGGCTCATGCGGCGGTACGCCGCCCACGGCGCCCCGGTTGAGGACCCGCCCCCGGAGCACCTCGACGAGGGCGACGAGTCCGAGCCCCTGCACTTCGCCTACTGA
- the smc gene encoding chromosome segregation protein SMC, with the protein MHLKTLTLKGFKSFASATTLRLEPGITCVVGPNGSGKSNVVDALAWVMGEQGAKSLRGGKMEDVIFAGTAGRPPLGRAEVSLTIDNTDGALPIDYTEVTITRTMFRSGGSEYAINGAPARLLDVQELLSDSGIGREMHVVVGQNQLDAVLRATPEERRGFIEEAAGVLKHRKRKEKALRKLDAMQANLTRLTDLTAEIRRQLGPLGRQAEVARRARTVQADVRDARARLLADELVQLTATLEAEVADETALRRRQQEVESRLEEARARLGTLERLAQEASPRLAAAADTYYALQSLRERLRGTATLAAERLRLLGSAATEERGGGRDPGDLEAQAAEVRAQEAALAQEVARLGATLQDAVTARTDAEQALTEEDRRVAARLRAAADRREGLARLAGQVAARRSRVEAAEGEIGRLRDALAEAERRGAAAQSDFTAVESQVAGVEEGEEDLDAEHEAAVAALADVEAELDRLREAERDAERDRATWTARREALEMGLERKDGAGALLAAGEQLPGLLGPLAGLLAVEAGYEDAVAAALGDVADAVAVDGLGSAVDALRLLRDQDAGRAGLLVGPTGAGEPVEAPSLDGLPEGTVALVDVVAGRAPVADVVRSLLARHVLVPGLAEARRVVSARPDLVAVTAAGDVLSVTTARGGSAAAPSRLQVQAAVDEATERLQDAVRRAERSRFGVQEATARRDAARERVEAALERLHESDARLAAVAERLGQLGSVVRAARAEAERLTSSLARATEQLEADRRDLHDLTERLRAAQEEPAEAEPDTGERDRLAAAAAAARTAETEARLALRTGEERLRALSGRAESLERAARTEREAAERAARRAEQRRRQAEVARAVEVGAAAALRVLERTLAAAADDRDAAEAERARRAAETAQVREQLDTLAAELRELTDSVHADEVARAQQRLRVEQLQQRATEELGLDPEVLVEEFGPHRPVPPSPPAPGDPEPDEPPAAVPFVRAEQEKRLRRAERALAQLGRVNPLALEEFAALEERHKFLTEQLEDLKRSRKDLLDIVRQVDERVEQVFAEAFDDTARHFEEVFPRLFPGGEGRLVLTDPDDLLTTGIEVEARPAGKKVKRLSLLSGGERSLTAVALLVAIFKARPSPFYVLDEVEAALDDTNLGRLITLLEELRASSQLIIITHQKRTMEIADALYGVSMRGDGVTTVVSQRLRELADA; encoded by the coding sequence GTGCACCTCAAGACCCTCACCCTCAAGGGCTTCAAGTCCTTCGCCTCGGCGACCACGCTGCGCCTCGAGCCCGGCATCACCTGCGTGGTGGGCCCCAACGGCTCGGGCAAGTCCAACGTCGTCGACGCCCTGGCGTGGGTGATGGGCGAGCAGGGCGCCAAGAGCCTGCGCGGCGGCAAGATGGAGGACGTCATCTTCGCCGGCACCGCGGGACGCCCACCGCTGGGCCGCGCCGAGGTGAGCCTCACCATCGACAACACCGACGGCGCGCTGCCGATCGACTACACCGAGGTGACGATCACCCGGACGATGTTCCGGTCCGGCGGCTCGGAGTACGCGATCAACGGCGCCCCCGCCCGGCTGCTCGACGTCCAGGAGCTGCTGTCCGACTCCGGTATCGGCCGGGAGATGCACGTCGTCGTCGGGCAGAACCAGCTCGACGCGGTGCTGCGGGCCACCCCCGAGGAGCGCCGCGGCTTCATCGAGGAGGCGGCCGGCGTCCTCAAGCACCGCAAGCGCAAGGAGAAGGCCCTGCGCAAGCTCGACGCGATGCAGGCCAACCTCACCCGGCTCACCGACCTCACCGCGGAGATCCGCCGACAGCTCGGCCCCCTGGGCCGCCAGGCCGAGGTGGCCCGTCGGGCCCGGACCGTGCAGGCCGACGTCCGCGACGCCCGCGCCCGGCTGCTCGCCGACGAGCTCGTCCAGCTCACCGCGACCCTCGAGGCGGAGGTCGCCGACGAGACCGCGCTACGCCGGCGCCAGCAGGAGGTGGAGTCGCGGCTGGAGGAGGCCAGGGCCCGTCTGGGCACGCTGGAGCGGCTGGCGCAGGAGGCCTCGCCGCGGCTCGCCGCGGCGGCCGACACCTACTACGCGCTCCAGTCGCTGCGGGAACGACTGCGCGGCACCGCGACCCTCGCCGCCGAGCGGCTGCGTCTGCTCGGCAGCGCGGCCACCGAGGAGCGCGGAGGCGGCCGGGACCCCGGTGACCTGGAGGCGCAGGCCGCCGAGGTGCGCGCGCAGGAGGCGGCCCTGGCGCAGGAGGTGGCCCGGCTCGGCGCCACCCTGCAGGACGCCGTCACCGCCCGCACCGACGCCGAGCAGGCGCTCACCGAGGAGGACCGCCGGGTCGCCGCCCGGCTGCGGGCCGCCGCCGACCGGCGTGAGGGCCTGGCCCGGCTCGCCGGGCAGGTCGCGGCCCGGCGCAGCCGGGTGGAGGCCGCGGAGGGCGAGATCGGGCGGCTGCGCGACGCCCTCGCCGAGGCCGAGCGCCGGGGCGCGGCCGCGCAGTCCGACTTCACCGCGGTGGAGTCGCAGGTCGCCGGGGTCGAGGAGGGCGAGGAGGACCTGGACGCCGAGCACGAGGCGGCGGTCGCCGCGCTGGCGGACGTCGAGGCCGAGCTCGACCGGCTGCGGGAGGCAGAGCGGGACGCCGAGCGTGACCGGGCCACGTGGACGGCGCGCCGTGAGGCGCTCGAGATGGGCCTGGAGCGCAAGGACGGCGCGGGAGCGCTGCTGGCCGCCGGCGAGCAGCTGCCCGGCCTGCTCGGTCCGCTGGCCGGCCTGCTCGCCGTCGAGGCCGGGTACGAGGACGCCGTCGCCGCCGCCCTCGGGGACGTGGCCGACGCCGTCGCCGTCGACGGGCTCGGCTCCGCCGTGGACGCCCTGCGGCTGCTGCGCGACCAGGACGCCGGCCGTGCGGGGCTGCTCGTCGGCCCGACCGGGGCCGGCGAGCCGGTCGAGGCGCCCTCCCTCGACGGGCTGCCCGAGGGCACGGTCGCGCTGGTGGACGTGGTCGCCGGCCGCGCCCCGGTGGCCGACGTCGTGCGCAGCCTGCTGGCCCGGCACGTCCTCGTCCCCGGGCTGGCCGAGGCCCGGCGGGTCGTCTCCGCCCGGCCCGACCTCGTCGCCGTCACCGCCGCCGGCGACGTGCTGTCCGTCACCACGGCCCGGGGCGGCTCGGCCGCCGCACCCAGCCGGCTGCAGGTGCAGGCGGCGGTGGACGAGGCGACCGAACGGCTGCAGGACGCCGTCCGGCGCGCCGAACGGTCCCGCTTCGGCGTCCAGGAGGCCACCGCCCGCCGGGACGCCGCCCGGGAACGGGTCGAGGCGGCCCTCGAGCGGCTGCACGAGTCCGACGCCCGGCTCGCGGCGGTCGCCGAGCGGCTCGGCCAGCTCGGGTCCGTGGTGCGGGCCGCCCGGGCGGAGGCGGAGCGGCTCACCAGCAGCCTGGCCCGGGCCACCGAGCAGCTCGAGGCCGACCGGCGGGACCTGCACGACCTCACCGAGCGGCTGCGGGCCGCGCAGGAGGAGCCGGCGGAGGCCGAGCCCGACACCGGGGAGCGGGACCGGCTCGCCGCGGCGGCCGCGGCGGCCCGCACCGCGGAGACCGAGGCGCGTCTGGCGCTGCGGACCGGTGAGGAGCGGCTGCGGGCCCTGTCCGGGCGGGCCGAGTCCCTGGAGCGCGCGGCCCGGACCGAGCGCGAGGCGGCGGAGCGCGCCGCCCGCCGGGCCGAGCAGCGCCGCCGCCAGGCCGAGGTGGCGCGCGCCGTGGAGGTCGGGGCCGCCGCGGCGCTCCGGGTGCTCGAGCGGACCCTGGCGGCCGCCGCCGACGACCGGGACGCCGCCGAGGCCGAGCGGGCCCGGCGCGCCGCCGAGACCGCGCAGGTGCGCGAGCAGCTCGACACGCTGGCCGCCGAGCTGCGGGAGCTGACCGACTCCGTGCACGCCGACGAGGTCGCCCGCGCCCAGCAGCGGCTCCGGGTCGAGCAGCTCCAGCAGCGGGCCACCGAGGAGCTCGGACTCGACCCGGAGGTGCTCGTCGAGGAGTTCGGCCCGCACCGGCCGGTGCCCCCGTCGCCGCCGGCTCCCGGGGACCCGGAGCCGGACGAGCCGCCCGCCGCCGTCCCGTTCGTGCGCGCCGAGCAGGAGAAGCGGCTGCGCCGGGCCGAGCGTGCCCTGGCCCAGCTCGGCCGGGTCAACCCGCTGGCGCTCGAGGAGTTCGCGGCGCTGGAGGAGCGGCACAAGTTCCTCACCGAGCAGCTGGAGGACCTCAAGCGGTCCCGCAAGGACCTGCTGGACATCGTCCGCCAGGTCGACGAGCGGGTCGAGCAGGTGTTCGCCGAGGCGTTCGACGACACCGCCCGCCACTTCGAGGAGGTCTTCCCGCGGCTGTTCCCCGGCGGCGAGGGCCGGCTCGTGCTCACCGACCCCGACGACCTGCTGACGACCGGCATCGAGGTCGAGGCGCGGCCGGCGGGCAAGAAGGTCAAGCGGCTCAGCCTGCTGTCCGGCGGCGAGCGCTCGCTGACCGCCGTCGCCCTGCTGGTGGCCATCTTCAAGGCCCGGCCCAGCCCGTTCTACGTGCTCGACGAGGTCGAGGCGGCTCTGGACGACACGAACCTCGGCCGGCTCATCACCCTGCTCGAGGAGCTCCGCGCCTCCAGCCAGCTGATCATCATCACCCACCAGAAACGGACCATGGAGATCGCCGACGCCCTCTACGGCGTCAGCATGCGCGGCGACGGGGTGACGACCGTGGTGAGCCAGCGGCTGCGCGAGCTCGCGGACGCCTGA
- the ftsY gene encoding signal recognition particle-docking protein FtsY — MELVIAFAVALAVVAAGVLVGLLRRRPGRDRTAPPGERRPGVDYRPGVGDDAEEPRDTPLRTVETVQAPSLDAPAATDADVAEPSAPAAPTVERPAPVAGRMVRLRERLSRSSSTLGRGLLTLLSRETVDETTWEEVEETLLLADLGVGPATELVDRLRERVRVLGAREPDQVRALLREELLRVVGPDTDRSLAVERHPDRPAVVLVVGVNGTGKTTTVGKLARVLVAQDKDVVLGAADTFRAAAADQLQTWGERVGVPTVRSDREGADPASVAFDAVKAGIEVEADVVLIDTAGRLQNKVGLMDELGKVKRVVERHGPVDEVLLVLDATTGQNGMRQAQVFSEVVDVTGIVLTKLDGTAKGGIVVAVQRELGVPVKLVGLGEGPDDLAPFEPEAFVDALLA; from the coding sequence ATCGAGCTCGTCATCGCTTTCGCCGTCGCCCTCGCCGTCGTCGCCGCCGGCGTCCTCGTCGGCCTGCTGCGCCGCCGGCCCGGCCGCGACCGGACCGCCCCGCCCGGCGAGCGACGTCCGGGCGTGGACTACCGGCCGGGCGTCGGCGACGACGCCGAGGAGCCGCGGGACACCCCGCTGCGCACGGTCGAGACCGTGCAGGCCCCGAGCCTCGACGCCCCCGCGGCCACGGACGCCGACGTCGCCGAGCCGTCCGCGCCGGCGGCGCCCACGGTCGAGCGGCCGGCGCCCGTGGCGGGCCGGATGGTCCGCCTGCGCGAGCGGCTGTCCCGCTCGAGCTCCACCCTCGGCAGGGGGCTGCTGACCCTGCTGTCCCGGGAGACCGTCGACGAGACCACCTGGGAGGAGGTCGAGGAGACCCTGCTGCTCGCCGACCTCGGGGTGGGCCCGGCCACCGAGCTCGTCGACCGGCTGCGCGAACGGGTCCGCGTGCTGGGCGCCCGTGAGCCCGACCAGGTGCGGGCCCTGCTGCGCGAGGAGCTGCTGCGCGTGGTGGGCCCGGACACCGACCGCTCCCTCGCGGTCGAGCGGCACCCCGACCGCCCGGCGGTGGTGCTCGTCGTCGGTGTCAACGGCACGGGCAAGACGACGACGGTCGGCAAGCTCGCCCGGGTGCTCGTCGCCCAGGACAAGGACGTCGTCCTGGGCGCCGCGGACACCTTCCGGGCGGCCGCCGCCGACCAGCTGCAGACGTGGGGGGAGCGGGTCGGCGTGCCGACGGTCCGGTCCGACCGTGAGGGGGCCGACCCCGCGTCGGTGGCGTTCGACGCCGTCAAGGCCGGGATCGAGGTGGAGGCGGACGTCGTCCTCATCGACACCGCCGGAAGGCTGCAGAACAAGGTCGGGCTGATGGACGAGCTCGGCAAGGTGAAGCGGGTGGTGGAGCGGCACGGCCCGGTCGACGAGGTGCTGCTCGTCCTGGACGCCACGACCGGCCAGAACGGGATGCGCCAGGCGCAGGTGTTCTCCGAGGTCGTCGACGTCACCGGCATCGTCCTGACCAAGCTCGACGGCACCGCCAAGGGCGGCATCGTCGTCGCCGTCCAGCGTGAGCTCGGCGTGCCGGTGAAGCTGGTGGGCCTCGGTGAGGGCCCTGACGACCTCGCCCCGTTCGAGCCGGAGGCGTTCGTCGACGCCCTGCTCGCGTGA